One stretch of Carassius carassius chromosome 18, fCarCar2.1, whole genome shotgun sequence DNA includes these proteins:
- the LOC132092531 gene encoding beta-sarcoglycan-like, whose product MASVQEFPNAPVKKSMREKSIECRSVNKEHNSNFKAGYVPIEEERLHKTGLRGRKGIIAIGIIILLFLLALINLIITLVIWTVIRIGPGGCESMEFHESGLLRFKQKADMGVIHPLHKSTVGGRKDQDLVITGNNNPVVFQQGNTKLSIEEDKMSIVSDLGISFTDPRTQTTFFSTDFDNHEFHLPKDVKVLNVKKASTERITSNASSDLTIKGDGKAIIRGNEGVYIMGKNVEFSMGGDIELKAENSIILNGSVMFSPSRIPNSSLRGDLYFNEGLERYKLCMCADGTLFKVQVKYSNMGCQTSDNPCGAAH is encoded by the exons ATGGCGTCAGTGCAG GAATTCCCAAATGCACCAGTGAAGAAGTCCATGAGGGAGAAGTCTATTGAGTGTAGATCAGTTAATAAAGAGCACAACAGTAATTTTAAGGCTGGATATGTTCCGATTGAGGAGGAGCGACTCCACAAAACAGGACTGAGGGGTCGCAAGGGCATCATTGCCATTGGCATTATCATCCTACTTTTTCTGCTTGCGCTCATCAACCTCATT ATAACACTGGTGATATGGACAGTGATACGGATAGGTCCTGGAGGTTGTGAAAGTATGGAGTTTCACGAGAGTGGACTGCTACGCTTCAAACAGAAGGCTGATATGGGCGTTATCCACCCTCTACACAAGAGCACAGTGGGCGGCAGGAAGGACCAGGACCTTGTCATTACTGGCAACAATAACCCA GTGGTATTCCAGCAGGGCAACACCAAGCTGAGCATAGAGGAAGACAAGATGTCTATCGTCAGTGACTTGGGCATCTCCTTTACTGACCCCCGCACTCAAACGACTTTCTTCAGCACTGACTTTGACAACCATGAGTTCCACCTGCCCAAAGATGTCAAGGTTCTCAACGTGAAGAAAGCCTCTACTGAGAGA ATCACAAGTAACGCATCGTCTGACCTCACTATCAAAGGAGATGGTAAGGCCATTATCCGTGGCAATGAGGGAGTTTACATCATGGGCAAAAATGTGGAGTTCAGCATGGGTGGTGACATTGAGCTGAAAGCG GAAAACAGCATCATTCTAAATGGCTCAGTGATGTTCAGTCCTTCACGTATACCAAACTCCTCTTTAAGGGGAGACCTGTACTTTAATGAGGGTCTGGAGAGGTATAAACTTTGCATGTGTGCAGACGGCACACTATTCAAAGTGCAGGTCAAATACTCCAACATGGGCTGCCAAACATCCGACAATCCGTGTGGAGCAGCACACTAA